A genomic window from Pseudomonas cavernicola includes:
- a CDS encoding DMT family transporter: protein MSHVLTVRTLFLTALAMLAFAGNSLLCRLALKATRIDAASFTSLRLLAGALMLWLLLHLRQGGGRVSGNWRSAAALFVYAAAFSYAYLHLDAGTGALLLFGAVQISMLVYGFIQSERPSQQQSLGFVLALGGLIALLLPGASAPSLTGGLLMLLSGLAWGMYSLLGRGVSDPLAASAGNFLRTIPFALLLTLVYLHRQSWDAPGLTYAVLSGALTSGIGYVIWYSALGGLSAFQAASVQLSVPILAALAGSLLLGEAISLRLVLASIAVLGGIALLLRAKAIRR, encoded by the coding sequence ATGTCCCACGTCCTGACAGTCCGTACCCTGTTTCTCACCGCCCTGGCCATGCTCGCCTTCGCCGGTAACTCGCTGCTCTGCCGGTTGGCCCTGAAGGCGACCCGCATCGATGCCGCCAGCTTCACCAGCCTGCGCCTATTGGCCGGGGCGTTGATGCTCTGGCTGCTCTTGCACCTGCGCCAGGGTGGCGGCCGGGTCAGCGGCAACTGGCGTTCGGCGGCGGCGCTGTTTGTCTACGCAGCGGCCTTCTCCTATGCCTATCTGCATCTGGATGCCGGCACCGGCGCCCTGCTGCTGTTCGGCGCGGTGCAGATCAGCATGCTGGTCTACGGTTTTATCCAGAGCGAACGCCCCAGCCAACAACAGAGCCTGGGCTTTGTCCTCGCGCTCGGCGGACTGATTGCCCTGTTGCTACCCGGTGCCAGCGCGCCGTCACTGACCGGTGGTTTGCTGATGCTGCTGTCCGGGCTGGCCTGGGGCATGTACTCGCTGCTCGGTCGCGGGGTCAGCGACCCACTGGCGGCGAGCGCTGGCAATTTTCTGCGGACCATTCCCTTCGCTCTGCTGCTGACCCTGGTGTACCTGCACCGGCAGAGCTGGGATGCGCCTGGGCTGACCTATGCCGTGCTGTCCGGAGCGCTGACCTCGGGCATCGGCTACGTCATCTGGTACAGCGCCCTCGGCGGACTGAGTGCCTTCCAGGCAGCATCGGTGCAGCTCAGCGTGCCGATTCTCGCCGCGCTGGCCGGCAGCCTGCTGTTGGGTGAAGCCATCAGCCTGCGCCTGGTGTTGGCGTCCATCGCCGTGCTCGGCGGCATCGCCCTACTGCTGCGCGCCAAGGCCATACGTCGCTGA
- a CDS encoding response regulator transcription factor, protein MYKILIADDHPLFREAIHNVISDGFPGSEVMETADLDSALQLTQENDDLDLILLDLNMPGMHGLNGLINLRNEAPTIPVVIVSAEQDKQIVLQAITYGAVGFITKSSPRAQMTEAIEQILNGHVYLPSDIIRTQKSTTRRSQHEAPSFPPELLQSLTRKQLLVLERMTKGESNKQIAYHLEIAETTVKAHVSAILHKLNVHNRVQAILSAGDIDFAAYLRR, encoded by the coding sequence ATGTACAAAATTCTAATTGCCGACGACCACCCGCTGTTTCGCGAGGCCATCCATAACGTCATCAGCGATGGCTTCCCAGGCAGCGAAGTGATGGAAACCGCCGACCTGGACAGCGCACTGCAACTGACTCAGGAAAACGATGACCTCGACCTGATCCTGCTCGACCTGAACATGCCGGGCATGCATGGCCTCAATGGTCTTATCAACCTGCGTAACGAAGCACCGACCATCCCGGTGGTGATCGTCTCCGCCGAGCAGGACAAGCAAATCGTCCTGCAGGCCATCACCTACGGCGCCGTCGGTTTCATCACCAAGTCCTCGCCACGGGCGCAGATGACCGAGGCCATCGAGCAGATCCTCAACGGCCACGTCTATCTGCCCTCGGACATCATCCGCACCCAGAAAAGCACCACCCGCCGCAGCCAGCATGAGGCGCCGAGCTTCCCGCCTGAGCTGCTGCAATCCCTGACCCGCAAACAATTGCTGGTATTGGAGCGGATGACCAAGGGCGAGTCGAACAAGCAGATCGCCTATCACTTGGAAATCGCCGAAACCACGGTGAAGGCTCATGTCTCGGCGATCCTGCACAAGCTCAACGTGCACAACCGCGTGCAGGCAATCCTGTCGGCCGGGGATATCGACTTCGCCGCCTACCTGCGGCGCTGA
- a CDS encoding PQQ-dependent catabolism-associated CXXCW motif protein, whose translation MPRLLPMLLRSSLLGLLAGLAPPLWAADDAALFSAEGYRLSQYRSPTPTSAEHATTLDTAALQQLLQRQPHARLIDVYRRQWLHGQFIEDEVHANLPASLWLANTGDGRLEPMWQVYFASNLQRVSQGDPHWPLVFYCRSDCWLGWNAVKRAHALGYDNLYWYRDGIDAWEQAGLPLQRAQPQEFP comes from the coding sequence ATGCCGCGCCTGCTGCCCATGCTGCTCCGCTCCTCACTGCTCGGCCTGTTGGCTGGTTTGGCTCCGCCGCTATGGGCCGCCGACGATGCCGCCCTGTTCTCCGCCGAGGGCTACCGCCTCAGCCAGTACCGCAGCCCCACCCCGACCAGCGCCGAACACGCCACCACGCTCGATACCGCGGCGCTGCAGCAACTGCTGCAACGCCAGCCGCACGCTCGCCTGATCGACGTCTACCGCCGCCAGTGGCTGCATGGCCAGTTCATCGAGGATGAAGTGCACGCCAACTTGCCCGCTAGCCTGTGGCTGGCCAACACCGGCGATGGTCGCCTCGAGCCGATGTGGCAGGTCTATTTCGCCAGCAACTTGCAGCGCGTCAGCCAGGGCGACCCGCACTGGCCGCTGGTGTTCTACTGCCGCTCCGACTGCTGGCTGGGCTGGAATGCGGTCAAGCGCGCTCATGCGCTAGGCTACGACAACCTCTATTGGTACCGTGATGGCATCGACGCCTGGGAGCAGGCCGGCCTGCCCTTGCAGCGGGCGCAACCGCAGGAGTTTCCGTAA
- a CDS encoding ABC transporter permease, which produces MSAYWQCLRGIVLREWLRFVLQRTRFLSALVRPLLWLLVFAAGFRAALGIAIIAPYDTYITYETYIVPGLACMILLFNGMQGSLSMVYDREMGSMRVLLTSPLPRAFLLASKLLATALISLLQVYAFLAIAWLYGVQPPAWGLLSVLPALLLAALLLSALGLLLSNGIRQLENFAGVMNFVIFPLFFLSSALYPLWKMREASEWLYWLCALNPFSHAVELVRFALYERFNPLALGVCLGLTLLLSVLAVLTFNPQHAALRRAGS; this is translated from the coding sequence ATGAGTGCCTATTGGCAATGCTTGCGCGGCATCGTCCTGCGTGAATGGCTGCGTTTCGTCCTGCAGCGCACGCGGTTTCTCAGCGCCTTGGTGCGGCCGCTGCTGTGGCTGCTGGTGTTCGCCGCCGGTTTCCGCGCCGCCCTGGGCATCGCCATCATCGCCCCGTACGACACCTACATCACCTACGAAACCTACATAGTTCCGGGCCTGGCCTGCATGATCCTGCTGTTCAACGGTATGCAAGGCTCGCTGTCGATGGTCTACGACCGCGAGATGGGCAGCATGCGCGTGCTGCTGACTAGCCCGCTACCCCGCGCCTTCCTGCTCGCCAGCAAGTTGCTGGCCACCGCGCTGATCTCGCTGTTGCAGGTCTATGCCTTTCTCGCCATCGCCTGGTTGTATGGCGTGCAGCCACCGGCCTGGGGCCTGCTCAGCGTGCTGCCGGCGCTGCTGCTGGCGGCGCTGCTGCTCAGCGCCCTGGGGCTGCTGTTGTCCAACGGCATCCGCCAGTTGGAGAACTTCGCCGGGGTGATGAATTTCGTCATCTTCCCGCTGTTCTTCCTCTCCTCGGCGCTCTACCCGCTGTGGAAGATGCGCGAGGCCAGCGAGTGGCTGTACTGGCTGTGCGCGCTCAACCCCTTCAGCCACGCCGTGGAGCTGGTGCGCTTCGCCCTGTACGAGCGCTTCAACCCGCTGGCGCTGGGCGTCTGCCTGGGCCTGACGCTATTGTTGAGCGTGCTCGCGGTGCTGACCTTCAACCCGCAGCATGCTGCGCTGCGACGGGCCGGTTCGTAG
- a CDS encoding ABC transporter ATP-binding protein, with translation MNALEVADVSFSYGARRALEQVSFSLAPGRFSALLGPNGAGKSTLIALLTRLYDLQQGELQVCGHSLRQQPRQALRQLGVVFQQSTLDLDLSVEQNLRYHAALHGMPRKLAAERIDQELARQHLGERRRDKVRELNGGHRRRVEIARALLHHPRLLLLDEPSVGLDPASRQALIQHVRQLCRDEGLSVLWATHLLDEAQAEDVLLVLNHGRLIAQGDAAAISQQDDGDLNAAFQRLTQLKDCA, from the coding sequence ATGAATGCCCTGGAAGTGGCAGACGTCAGTTTCAGCTACGGCGCCCGCCGCGCCCTTGAGCAGGTCAGTTTCAGTCTGGCACCGGGGCGCTTCAGCGCCCTGCTCGGCCCCAACGGCGCCGGCAAGTCGACGCTGATCGCCCTGCTCACCCGCCTGTATGACCTGCAGCAGGGCGAGCTGCAGGTTTGCGGCCATTCCCTGCGCCAGCAACCACGCCAAGCCCTGCGCCAACTTGGTGTGGTGTTTCAGCAGAGCACCCTGGATCTCGACCTCAGCGTCGAGCAGAACCTGCGCTACCACGCTGCCCTGCATGGCATGCCTCGCAAACTGGCGGCGGAGCGAATCGATCAGGAACTGGCGCGCCAGCACCTCGGTGAGCGCCGCCGCGACAAGGTTCGCGAGCTCAATGGTGGCCACCGCCGACGGGTGGAGATCGCCCGAGCGTTGCTGCACCATCCGCGCCTGCTGCTGCTCGACGAGCCCAGCGTCGGCCTAGACCCGGCCAGCCGCCAGGCATTGATCCAACACGTTCGCCAACTGTGTCGTGATGAAGGCTTGAGCGTGCTGTGGGCCACCCACCTGCTCGACGAAGCGCAGGCCGAAGATGTCTTGCTGGTGCTCAACCACGGTCGCCTGATCGCCCAGGGCGACGCCGCAGCCATCAGCCAGCAGGACGACGGCGATCTGAACGCCGCCTTTCAGCGCCTGACCCAACTCAAGGATTGCGCCTGA
- a CDS encoding YVTN family beta-propeller repeat protein: MPKLLAPTLGCVLLLASAGCLAATAYVSNEKDDNLSVIDLDTLEVTATLEVGKRPRGLALSRDNKLLYICASDSDTVQVMDLATRKIVKELPSGADPEQFALHPNDRWLYISNEDDALVTVVDTENSQVLGQIDVGVEPEGMAVSPDGKWAVNTSETTNMLHWIDTSTQTLTDNTLVDQRPRHVGFNKDGTQLWASAEIGGTVSVIDVASKQIVKVLKFAIKGVHPDKVQPVGVKLSGDGKYAFVALGPANHVAVVDAKTFEILDYLLVGRRVWHMAFNPDESLLLTTNGISGDVSVIDVNSLKVTKSIKVGRYPWGVVITP; encoded by the coding sequence ATGCCCAAGCTACTCGCCCCCACCCTCGGCTGCGTCCTGCTGCTGGCCAGCGCCGGCTGCCTGGCCGCCACCGCCTATGTCTCCAACGAGAAGGACGACAACCTCAGCGTGATCGACCTGGATACTTTGGAGGTCACCGCCACCCTGGAGGTCGGCAAGCGCCCGCGCGGGCTGGCGCTGTCGCGCGACAACAAGCTGCTGTACATCTGCGCCAGCGACTCCGACACCGTGCAGGTGATGGACCTGGCCACCCGCAAGATTGTCAAGGAGCTGCCGTCCGGCGCCGACCCCGAGCAGTTCGCCCTGCACCCCAACGACCGCTGGCTGTACATCTCCAACGAGGACGATGCGCTGGTTACCGTGGTCGATACCGAGAACAGCCAGGTGCTGGGTCAGATCGACGTCGGCGTCGAGCCCGAGGGCATGGCCGTCAGCCCGGATGGCAAATGGGCGGTGAATACCAGCGAAACCACCAACATGCTGCACTGGATCGACACCAGTACCCAGACCCTGACCGACAACACCCTGGTCGACCAGCGCCCGCGACACGTCGGGTTCAACAAGGACGGCACACAGCTCTGGGCCTCGGCGGAAATCGGCGGCACCGTCAGCGTCATCGATGTGGCCAGCAAACAGATCGTCAAGGTACTCAAGTTCGCGATCAAAGGCGTGCACCCGGACAAGGTGCAGCCGGTCGGCGTCAAACTCAGCGGCGACGGCAAGTACGCCTTCGTCGCCCTCGGCCCAGCCAACCATGTGGCGGTGGTGGACGCTAAAACCTTCGAGATTCTCGACTACCTGCTGGTCGGTCGCCGCGTCTGGCACATGGCCTTTAATCCCGACGAAAGCCTACTGCTGACCACCAACGGCATCAGCGGCGACGTTTCGGTGATCGATGTGAACAGCCTGAAAGTCACCAAGTCAATCAAGGTCGGACGCTATCCCTGGGGCGTGGTGATCACGCCATGA
- a CDS encoding ABC transporter substrate-binding protein: MRQFAIYGLAYLLAITSSALLATHSVAAEAGADKDGLRVRIGYLGYTPALGPLLSNVIPEPEDAGLRGAELAINDSNSTGRFLKQRYELQVVNAASPEQLLSAAQKLHAEGLRLFVVNAPAASLRQLSTSLPDSLLFNAGSSDDGLRRDNCPVNVLHSLPSRAMLADALVQFLAVRQWRRGLLIVGQQPEDQAYADALRRAAKRFGLKIVAEKPWSFDNDQRRSAQADMPLFTQTAEYDVVLVADERGDFGEYLPYNTWYPRPVAGTQGLTPTGWHKTVETYGAAQLQKRFEAYAKRWMNDRDFAAWIAVRSIASAVTRLKQADAMAIRELALSAGLPIDGFKGRKLSYRDWDGQLRQPIPLVQPKSLISTSPQEGFLHPFSELDSLGLDAPESRCRLAEVAP; the protein is encoded by the coding sequence ATGCGCCAGTTTGCGATTTACGGTCTGGCTTACCTGCTCGCCATTACCAGCTCGGCGCTGCTGGCGACCCACAGCGTCGCCGCTGAGGCCGGCGCGGACAAGGACGGCCTGCGAGTACGCATCGGCTACCTGGGTTACACCCCGGCGCTCGGCCCGCTGCTCTCCAACGTCATCCCCGAACCCGAAGACGCCGGCCTGCGCGGCGCCGAACTGGCGATCAACGACAGCAACAGCACCGGGCGCTTCCTCAAGCAGCGCTATGAACTGCAGGTCGTCAACGCCGCTAGCCCGGAACAATTGCTGAGCGCCGCGCAGAAACTGCATGCCGAGGGCTTGCGCCTATTCGTGGTCAACGCCCCCGCCGCCAGCTTGCGTCAGCTCAGCACCAGCCTGCCGGACAGCCTCCTGTTCAACGCCGGTAGCAGCGACGACGGACTGCGCCGTGACAATTGCCCGGTCAACGTCCTGCACAGCCTGCCCAGCCGCGCCATGCTTGCCGATGCTCTGGTGCAGTTTCTCGCCGTGCGCCAGTGGCGGCGCGGGCTGTTGATCGTCGGCCAGCAGCCCGAGGATCAGGCCTACGCCGACGCCCTGCGCCGCGCCGCCAAACGTTTCGGCCTGAAGATCGTCGCCGAGAAACCCTGGAGCTTCGACAACGACCAGCGCCGCAGCGCCCAGGCCGACATGCCGCTGTTCACCCAGACCGCGGAATACGATGTGGTGCTGGTGGCCGACGAGCGCGGCGACTTCGGCGAATACCTGCCCTACAACACTTGGTATCCGCGCCCGGTCGCCGGCACCCAGGGCCTGACCCCCACTGGTTGGCACAAGACCGTGGAAACCTACGGCGCCGCCCAGTTGCAGAAGCGCTTCGAGGCCTATGCCAAACGCTGGATGAACGACCGCGATTTCGCCGCCTGGATCGCCGTGCGCAGCATCGCCAGCGCAGTGACCCGCCTCAAGCAAGCGGACGCGATGGCCATCCGCGAGCTGGCATTGTCCGCCGGACTGCCCATCGACGGCTTCAAGGGCCGCAAGCTGAGCTACCGCGACTGGGACGGCCAGCTGCGCCAGCCGATTCCCCTGGTGCAACCCAAATCCCTGATCAGCACGTCGCCGCAGGAGGGCTTCCTGCATCCGTTCAGCGAGCTCGACAGCCTCGGCCTGGATGCCCCGGAAAGCCGCTGCCGGCTGGCCGAGGTAGCGCCATGA
- a CDS encoding copper-binding protein — protein sequence MRTFKPLFLPVLLIMSMIGFDNIYAAGDLTRLTTALPDLLLGSEASDYYSMSQQEYQLETGKAYQLKIIASGQKEYAFQAPEFATSIFLRKVEAGGVEIKAVTLTELEFEDAGEAEIFFVPIKPGQYRFYAKGLEGKGMQGVFIVK from the coding sequence ATGCGTACCTTCAAGCCCCTGTTTCTGCCCGTCCTGTTGATCATGAGCATGATCGGCTTCGACAACATTTATGCCGCCGGTGACCTGACTCGCCTTACTACCGCGCTGCCGGATCTGCTGTTGGGCTCCGAAGCGAGCGACTACTACAGCATGTCGCAGCAGGAATATCAGCTGGAGACCGGCAAGGCCTACCAACTCAAGATCATCGCCAGCGGCCAGAAGGAATACGCCTTCCAGGCGCCGGAGTTCGCCACTTCGATCTTCCTGCGCAAGGTCGAGGCCGGTGGTGTCGAGATCAAGGCGGTGACCCTCACCGAACTGGAATTCGAGGACGCCGGTGAGGCGGAAATCTTCTTCGTGCCGATCAAACCCGGCCAGTACCGCTTCTACGCCAAGGGCCTCGAGGGCAAGGGCATGCAGGGCGTGTTTATCGTCAAGTAA
- a CDS encoding sensor histidine kinase yields the protein MSALWRINLLVILFFSLLAVVCMAMLMRQASYDVRRELSAAQVVVDYLREAALRDPGTLESELTRGLRHVRVHWLDGTALPAPQADPLDAWLGAWLYPPAEQLAEPLRLADDRQVLISVDPRDEVDEVWDSLVQLLGLFGLALLLSLLVIRWAVRRGLRVLDELLGGLYQVSQGQLQVRLPAYSLQESQLLAGHFNGMVATLEQVQADNAELTQALLALQEHERKHLALALHDDLGQYLCGIRAQLLLLRSMTAQSQAVALTVRGLEDNCQHLQESFRALIRDLYPVVLERLQLGDAIQLLTEQWQGAQGIRCHLRMSERLPVLSVSHQVHLYRLLQEALTNVARHAQASEVRVRLRVQGSRLSLLVHDNGQGAARLPRPGIGLRSMLERARCLGGELRLRTRPGCGWLLCLSIPLEES from the coding sequence ATGTCTGCTCTCTGGCGTATCAACCTGCTGGTCATACTGTTCTTCAGTCTGCTGGCGGTGGTCTGCATGGCGATGCTGATGCGTCAGGCCAGTTATGACGTACGGCGCGAACTGAGCGCCGCGCAGGTGGTGGTCGACTACCTGCGTGAAGCCGCTCTGCGTGATCCCGGCACCCTGGAATCCGAGCTAACGCGTGGCTTGCGTCACGTACGCGTGCACTGGCTGGATGGCACTGCGCTGCCTGCCCCACAAGCCGACCCGCTGGATGCCTGGTTGGGCGCTTGGCTCTATCCGCCTGCCGAACAACTCGCCGAGCCTTTGCGCCTGGCCGACGACAGGCAGGTGCTGATCAGCGTCGACCCGCGCGATGAAGTCGATGAGGTCTGGGACTCTCTGGTGCAACTGCTGGGGTTGTTCGGCCTGGCCTTGCTGCTCAGTCTGCTGGTGATCCGCTGGGCTGTGCGGCGCGGGTTGCGGGTGTTGGATGAACTGCTCGGCGGCTTGTACCAGGTTTCCCAGGGGCAGCTGCAGGTTCGCCTTCCGGCCTATTCGCTACAGGAGTCGCAGCTGCTGGCCGGCCATTTCAACGGCATGGTGGCGACGCTGGAACAGGTGCAGGCCGACAACGCCGAGCTGACCCAGGCGCTGCTGGCCCTGCAGGAGCATGAGCGCAAGCATCTGGCCCTGGCGCTGCACGACGACCTCGGCCAGTACCTCTGTGGCATCCGCGCGCAACTGCTGCTGCTGCGCTCCATGACGGCGCAGTCGCAGGCCGTCGCCCTGACCGTACGAGGGCTCGAGGACAACTGCCAGCACCTGCAAGAGAGCTTCCGCGCGCTGATCCGCGATCTTTATCCGGTGGTGCTGGAACGTCTGCAGTTGGGCGATGCGATTCAACTCCTCACCGAGCAATGGCAAGGGGCGCAGGGCATCCGCTGCCACCTGCGCATGAGCGAGCGGCTCCCGGTACTTTCAGTCAGCCACCAGGTCCATCTCTACCGCCTCTTGCAGGAAGCGCTGACCAACGTGGCGCGGCATGCCCAGGCCAGCGAGGTGCGCGTGCGCCTGCGGGTTCAGGGGAGCCGCCTGAGCCTGCTGGTGCATGACAATGGCCAGGGGGCCGCGCGCTTGCCAAGGCCGGGCATCGGCCTGCGCTCGATGCTCGAACGTGCCCGCTGCCTGGGGGGCGAACTGCGCCTGCGCACGCGCCCTGGTTGCGGCTGGCTGCTGTGCCTGAGCATTCCACTGGAGGAGTCTTGA
- the pedF gene encoding cytochrome c-550 PedF: MKKHNALRGLMFLAGLSLTGFALAHGDVTPQAVNVDGLEPLGKEWRDENPYRKPYANNAKAVEIGASAYTQNCARCHGLEAISGGIAPDLRHLEAGIEGDEWYKERVINGAVRDGAVYMPKMAESISQEGLWAIRAYLESVAVEE, from the coding sequence ATGAAAAAGCACAACGCATTGCGCGGTCTGATGTTTCTGGCCGGGCTGAGCCTGACCGGCTTTGCTCTGGCCCACGGCGATGTCACTCCGCAGGCGGTGAATGTCGATGGGCTGGAGCCGTTGGGCAAGGAATGGCGCGACGAGAACCCCTACCGCAAACCCTACGCGAACAACGCCAAGGCCGTGGAAATCGGCGCCTCGGCCTACACCCAGAACTGCGCCCGCTGCCATGGCCTGGAAGCCATTTCGGGGGGTATCGCGCCGGACCTGCGTCACCTGGAGGCGGGCATCGAAGGCGATGAGTGGTACAAGGAGCGGGTGATCAACGGTGCGGTGCGCGACGGCGCCGTTTACATGCCGAAGATGGCCGAGTCCATCAGTCAGGAAGGGCTGTGGGCGATCCGTGCCTACCTGGAAAGCGTGGCCGTCGAGGAGTGA
- a CDS encoding substrate-binding periplasmic protein, giving the protein MRLFTLLCWLLCLPFAQAQVRPFDDIVDSGVLKAAVYEDFPPYSFQQDGQPRGVDVELAGALAEGLGFKLELLWVTPGEKLDDDLRNYIWKGHYLRPTLLADVMLRVPYDRDYANKRNELGELVNEQVVMFGPYQRERWQVVHDTRRLPTVDSVGVFRIHPIGVELESVPSFYLSSVFGGQLSGNTQHFPTSKAAFEAMQGARVDAVMALRGELDWLLFEAQDPALKAADNTYPNLGQPTWDIGMAVHEANRQLANAIELQIEEMVRDGRLQKIYADYGLRFELPGLYQDVQ; this is encoded by the coding sequence ATGCGCCTGTTCACACTGCTGTGCTGGCTGCTGTGCCTGCCGTTCGCGCAGGCACAGGTGCGTCCGTTTGACGACATCGTCGATTCGGGCGTGCTCAAAGCTGCCGTGTATGAAGACTTCCCGCCTTACAGTTTCCAACAGGACGGCCAGCCGCGCGGCGTCGATGTCGAGCTGGCCGGTGCCCTGGCCGAGGGCCTGGGCTTCAAGCTCGAGCTGCTGTGGGTCACACCGGGTGAGAAACTCGATGACGACCTGCGCAACTACATCTGGAAAGGCCATTACCTGCGGCCCACGCTGCTCGCCGATGTGATGCTGCGGGTGCCCTATGACCGCGACTACGCCAATAAGCGCAATGAGCTGGGCGAACTGGTCAACGAGCAGGTGGTGATGTTCGGCCCCTACCAGCGCGAACGCTGGCAGGTGGTGCATGACACCCGTCGCTTGCCGACTGTGGATAGCGTCGGGGTGTTCCGCATCCATCCCATCGGGGTCGAGCTGGAAAGCGTGCCGTCGTTCTACCTGTCTTCGGTGTTTGGCGGCCAACTGAGCGGCAATACCCAGCATTTCCCCACTTCGAAAGCCGCCTTCGAGGCCATGCAGGGCGCTCGGGTCGATGCCGTCATGGCCCTGCGCGGCGAGCTGGATTGGCTGCTGTTCGAGGCCCAGGACCCGGCGCTGAAAGCCGCCGACAACACCTATCCGAACCTCGGTCAACCGACCTGGGATATAGGCATGGCGGTGCATGAAGCCAACCGTCAGTTGGCCAATGCCATCGAGTTGCAAATCGAGGAGATGGTGCGCGACGGCCGTCTGCAGAAAATTTACGCCGATTATGGCCTGCGCTTCGAGTTGCCAGGGCTGTATCAGGACGTGCAGTAG
- a CDS encoding quinoprotein dehydrogenase-associated SoxYZ-like carrier: MLWRITLLLGLSVAAMAAPVPPGKDPMPSVMWQFYQQRMLGDAPFVFDDKVLLEVPPFAEDARQVPIQVDARAYAGQVQKIVAWAELNPIPRIFTFVPGERVQPLVAIRIRVEQATPIRAAVLTKDGVWHVGSAWVDAAGGGCTAPSVVRAQVGWEDRLGQIHAGRFRHAGASRLRLRVDHPMDNGLVGGIPEFFLNQAELRDAAGKPLATLELFPAVSENPTISLEVEGHDEARLWLRDNNGNEFEADF; this comes from the coding sequence ATGTTGTGGCGAATTACCCTGTTGCTCGGTTTGTCCGTGGCGGCCATGGCCGCGCCAGTGCCGCCGGGGAAGGATCCTATGCCCTCGGTGATGTGGCAGTTCTACCAGCAACGCATGCTTGGCGATGCCCCTTTCGTGTTCGACGACAAGGTGCTGCTGGAGGTGCCGCCGTTCGCCGAAGATGCCCGCCAGGTGCCGATCCAGGTGGATGCCCGCGCCTATGCCGGGCAGGTGCAGAAGATCGTCGCCTGGGCCGAGCTCAACCCTATCCCGCGGATCTTCACCTTCGTTCCTGGCGAGCGGGTGCAACCGCTGGTGGCGATCCGTATTCGCGTCGAGCAGGCCACGCCGATTCGTGCCGCGGTGCTGACCAAGGATGGTGTCTGGCATGTCGGCTCGGCCTGGGTCGATGCCGCCGGTGGCGGCTGCACTGCGCCGAGCGTGGTGCGCGCCCAGGTCGGCTGGGAAGATCGCCTCGGGCAGATCCACGCTGGGCGCTTCCGTCACGCTGGCGCCAGTCGCCTGCGCCTGCGCGTCGATCACCCGATGGACAACGGCCTGGTCGGTGGCATTCCCGAGTTCTTCCTCAACCAAGCCGAGTTGCGCGATGCGGCGGGCAAGCCGCTGGCGACCCTCGAGTTGTTCCCGGCGGTCAGCGAGAACCCGACCATCAGCCTCGAGGTCGAGGGTCATGACGAGGCGCGCCTGTGGCTGCGCGACAATAACGGCAACGAGTTCGAGGCGGACTTCTAG
- a CDS encoding quinoprotein relay system zinc metallohydrolase 1, translating to MRLFALCLLAGLALHVQAAPDYRLQPRQIAADTWLLEGSTENFDQNNGGNIVNTAFIVTDAGVVVIDTGPSKRYGEALRQAIATVTDQPVVLVLLSHHHPDHVLGNQAFGDVPIAALAGTKKLLAEQGDAMAENMYRLVGDWMRGTEVLLPTQTIEAGERQVGNHRLRLLALRGHTGADLAILDETSGVLFGGDLLFYQRALTTPNSPGLEVWLGDLDTLQQLPWKLIVPGHGPVASDPAPFVQMRDYLGWLDGLLSDSATRGAEMNEVIRAPVPERFAKVNLSRYELIRTVSHLYPRYEAQQLKRVDQP from the coding sequence ATGCGCCTGTTCGCCCTTTGCCTTCTCGCCGGTTTGGCTCTGCACGTTCAGGCTGCGCCGGATTATCGCCTGCAACCTCGACAGATCGCCGCCGACACCTGGCTGCTTGAAGGCAGCACGGAGAACTTCGACCAGAACAATGGCGGCAATATCGTCAATACGGCGTTCATCGTCACCGATGCCGGGGTCGTGGTGATCGATACCGGCCCCTCCAAGCGCTATGGTGAGGCGTTGCGCCAGGCCATCGCCACGGTGACGGACCAGCCGGTGGTGCTGGTGCTGCTGAGCCATCACCACCCCGACCATGTCCTCGGCAATCAGGCCTTCGGCGATGTGCCGATTGCCGCGCTGGCGGGGACGAAAAAACTGCTGGCCGAGCAGGGCGATGCCATGGCGGAGAATATGTATCGCTTGGTTGGCGACTGGATGCGCGGCACCGAAGTGCTGCTGCCGACGCAAACCATCGAAGCGGGCGAGCGCCAGGTCGGCAACCATCGTCTGCGGTTGTTGGCCTTGCGCGGGCATACCGGTGCCGACCTGGCGATTCTCGACGAAACCAGCGGCGTGCTGTTCGGTGGCGATCTGCTGTTTTACCAGCGCGCGCTGACCACCCCCAACAGCCCGGGGCTGGAGGTCTGGCTGGGCGATCTGGACACCCTGCAACAGTTGCCCTGGAAACTCATCGTGCCCGGCCACGGCCCGGTCGCCAGTGACCCTGCGCCGTTTGTGCAGATGCGTGACTACCTGGGCTGGCTCGACGGCCTGCTGAGCGACAGTGCCACACGTGGCGCCGAGATGAACGAGGTGATCCGTGCGCCGGTTCCCGAGCGTTTCGCCAAGGTTAACCTCAGTCGTTATGAGCTGATCCGCACGGTTAGCCATCTGTATCCGCGTTACGAGGCACAGCAACTCAAACGCGTCGATCAACCCTGA